The Schistocerca gregaria isolate iqSchGreg1 chromosome 1, iqSchGreg1.2, whole genome shotgun sequence genome includes a window with the following:
- the LOC126356143 gene encoding Kazal peptide Pr13a-like, whose amino-acid sequence MASSTVSLLVAAVLLVAVAEVCLAQLCSHCECLPEPSSRQLCARQERTGKFRGFRSRCELDCSNRCRKDKYVFVANGRCGKYLATSTPPTDGGGSKRPARGPVEGSVFGPLLQLLMQAAPSS is encoded by the exons ATGGCCAGCTCAACCGTCTCCCTACTGGTCGCAG CTGTGCTGTTGGTGGCGGTGGCGGAGGTGTGCCTCGCGCAGCTGTGCTCGCACTGCGAGTGCCTGCCGGAGCCGTCCAGCCGGCAGCTGTGCGCCCGCCAGGAGAGGACCGGCAAGTTCCGCGGGTTCCGGTCGCGCTGCGAACTCGACTGCTCCAACCGATGCCGCAAGGACA AATACGTGTTTGTGGCGAATGGACGCTGCGGCAAGTACCTGGCGACGAGCACACCACCGACCGACGGTGGCGGCTCCAAGCGGCCCGCCCGTGGACCAGTGGAGGGGAGCGTGTTCGgcccgctgctgcagctgctgatgCAGGCGGCGCCCAGCTCGTAA